The following coding sequences are from one uncultured Desulfobacter sp. window:
- a CDS encoding 1-acyl-sn-glycerol-3-phosphate acyltransferase has product MSLFEPINNLVLSTRKKIHRLMMLLLNDSYEYYSSFYPGTQSFIMGRVLKHLVNKISIDDRSLERIKNTAPDSIVVFACKNKNLFDFLYFHTLLKPMNCPYPELSFDLRFIFFLPITQLARIILSHLYHFFHHFHFNDIYSSGYARKMLLENRAGFISLIEEDEFYNRFIRSTPDPLFHLIELQKQTKKSVVIVPEDIIYITKPMHKNPSLGDIIFGTHEKPGRLKRIFTMLRQPEKIRVEVARPVDLKEFLARPEIMRLDSEFQTHRLRSLLVDILNRQRKSITGPVLKSRQEITEDILNRKSLREYLAAYADRTGTPLRKVNKKAAGYIDEIASNYSLRVINFLNWLLTLVFKNIFEGISVSQDEINTMRETYTKAPLILIPCHKSHLDYLILPYVMFKNNMPCPRIAAGKNLSFWPLGPIFRGGGAFFLRRTFKGAELYARIFAAYIEKLLYEGFNIKIYIEGGRSRTGKVLPPKIGGLSMIIKAFLSGACEDLYFVPCYVGYDRVLEEDAYLKEIEGGNKTPENLKGLLNTRKFLKRKYGKVYLKFDTPISMNSYMEEKGVDLRKFSDGEFSHFVKGFGYKLINAINDNTVATPHGIIASGILNCSESTFTKQQMFARVNTYMNHLVLHGAYLSDTLMIDPDNAFNSVVENFLSRNFIELADEDEDDITDTTMLIVKHNKRPVLDYYKNSVICFFVPAAYTAAAIIEIDRFKFEMQDLVYRYQFLQRLFKDEFSFDEQISIQNQIAEALKGFVSEGILVPDPEYADTFNITSEGLRKLKWFAAFLIPFFESYMTCLVFLEKEKTDKYDVKERAKKLLSFGAKLYKRNQVVRKESLSLINYRNAVNYFAGHHINGSADQERIDQYKEILDLLSRRISS; this is encoded by the coding sequence TTTGCCTGTAAAAACAAAAATTTATTTGATTTTTTGTACTTTCACACCCTGTTAAAACCCATGAACTGCCCGTACCCGGAACTCAGTTTTGACTTACGGTTCATATTTTTTCTGCCCATAACCCAATTGGCACGGATCATTCTTTCCCATCTATACCATTTTTTTCACCATTTCCATTTCAACGACATCTATTCCAGCGGCTATGCCCGGAAAATGCTTTTGGAAAACCGGGCCGGTTTTATCAGCCTCATTGAGGAAGATGAGTTTTATAACAGGTTTATCAGGTCCACACCGGACCCGTTATTTCATCTGATTGAACTGCAAAAACAAACTAAAAAATCCGTTGTGATTGTACCCGAAGATATCATTTATATCACCAAGCCCATGCACAAAAATCCAAGCCTTGGGGACATTATATTCGGTACCCATGAAAAACCCGGGCGCCTTAAACGCATTTTCACCATGCTGCGGCAACCGGAGAAAATCCGGGTGGAAGTTGCACGCCCCGTGGATCTCAAAGAATTTTTAGCCCGGCCTGAAATCATGCGCCTTGATTCGGAATTCCAGACCCACCGTCTCAGAAGCCTGCTTGTGGATATCCTGAACCGCCAGCGCAAAAGCATCACAGGACCGGTGCTCAAATCCCGCCAGGAGATCACCGAGGACATTTTAAACCGAAAGTCATTACGGGAATACCTGGCGGCCTACGCAGACAGAACCGGAACCCCCCTGCGAAAGGTTAACAAAAAGGCGGCCGGTTACATTGATGAAATTGCATCCAATTACAGCCTAAGGGTCATCAATTTTTTAAACTGGCTGTTGACCCTGGTATTCAAAAATATATTTGAAGGAATTTCCGTATCCCAGGATGAGATCAATACCATGCGCGAGACCTACACCAAAGCGCCCCTGATCCTCATTCCCTGCCACAAAAGCCACCTGGATTACCTGATTTTGCCCTATGTCATGTTCAAAAACAACATGCCCTGCCCCCGCATTGCCGCGGGTAAAAACCTCTCGTTCTGGCCCCTTGGCCCGATATTCAGGGGCGGCGGCGCATTTTTCCTGCGCCGGACATTCAAGGGGGCGGAACTGTATGCCCGCATCTTTGCCGCATACATCGAAAAACTGCTCTATGAAGGCTTTAACATTAAAATATATATTGAAGGGGGCAGAAGCCGGACCGGCAAAGTACTTCCCCCCAAAATCGGCGGACTGTCCATGATTATCAAGGCGTTTTTAAGCGGTGCATGTGAAGATCTCTATTTTGTGCCCTGTTATGTGGGGTATGACAGGGTCCTGGAAGAGGACGCCTACCTCAAAGAGATTGAAGGCGGCAACAAAACACCGGAAAACCTTAAGGGTCTGCTGAACACGCGCAAATTTTTAAAGCGCAAATACGGCAAAGTGTATCTTAAATTTGATACGCCCATCTCCATGAACAGCTATATGGAAGAAAAAGGGGTGGATCTCAGAAAATTCAGCGATGGGGAGTTCAGCCACTTTGTCAAAGGATTCGGATACAAGCTGATCAATGCCATCAACGACAACACCGTGGCCACCCCCCACGGCATCATCGCCTCGGGCATCCTGAACTGCTCTGAAAGCACCTTCACAAAGCAGCAGATGTTTGCCCGGGTTAACACCTATATGAATCATCTGGTTCTTCATGGGGCATATCTTTCCGACACCCTGATGATTGATCCGGACAATGCCTTTAATTCGGTTGTTGAAAATTTTCTGTCCAGAAATTTTATTGAGCTTGCCGATGAGGATGAAGACGACATTACAGACACCACCATGCTAATCGTCAAGCACAACAAAAGACCGGTGCTGGACTACTACAAAAATTCGGTCATCTGTTTTTTTGTCCCCGCAGCCTACACGGCCGCAGCCATCATCGAAATAGACCGGTTTAAATTTGAAATGCAGGACCTTGTATACAGGTATCAATTTTTACAAAGACTGTTCAAAGACGAATTTTCTTTTGATGAACAGATTTCAATCCAGAATCAGATCGCCGAGGCATTAAAAGGCTTTGTCAGCGAGGGGATTCTTGTGCCTGATCCTGAATATGCAGACACCTTTAACATCACATCCGAAGGGTTGAGAAAACTTAAATGGTTTGCAGCCTTCCTGATTCCCTTTTTTGAATCCTATATGACCTGCCTTGTATTCCTGGAAAAGGAAAAGACAGACAAATATGATGTCAAAGAGCGGGCAAAAAAGCTGCTCTCATTCGGCGCCAAGCTCTACAAACGCAACCAGGTGGTCCGGAAGGAATCATTGTCCCTGATCAACTACCGCAATGCCGTGAACTATTTTGCCGGACACCATATCAACGGCTCTGCAGACCAGGAACGTATAGACCAGTACAAAGAGATTCTTGACCTGCTTTCCAGACGGATCTCAAGCTGA